The sequence below is a genomic window from Cryobacterium arcticum.
GATGCGGTACTCCTTGCCCGACGCGTACGGCTCGCCGGCGTCGAGGCTGCGCAGCGAGATGCCGCGCTTGATCAGCTTCGACTCGAACACCTCGAGGATCGCCTTGACGCGCTCCTCGGTGTTGGCCTTCATGAGCACCTTCTCGCCGCTCATCTCGATGGATGCGCCCACGTTCTTGAAGTCGTAGCGCTGAGCCACCTCTTTGTGAGCCTGGTTGAGCGCGTTGTCGACCTCCATGGGGTCGACCTTGCTGACGATGTCGAACGTTGAATCTGCCATGGGAGCCATGTTACCGAGAAGGGCCGGATGCTGCCCGCTCCGGCCGCGCTCCCGCTCAGCCGCCGGGGCGGGCGGTGCTCGAACGCACGATGAGCTCGAACGGCATCGGCGTGTTCAACGCCGCCTGGTCGTGCTTGCCCGGGTGCAGCTGGTCCATCAGGATCTCCACGGCCTTGGCCCCCTGGCCCTGCGGGAACTGGGCGATGGTGCTCAGGCCGAAGAAGTCCGCCAGCTCGTGGTCGTCGACGCCGATGACCGAGACGTCCCGTGGTACCACCAGGCCCAGGTCGCGGGCGGCCAGGATGCTGCCGATCGCCATTTCGTCGGAGGCCGCGAAGATCGCCGTCGGGCGGTCGTGCGGGCTGCCGAGCAACTGCTTGGCGGCCCGGTAGCCGCCGCGGATGGTGAAGTCGGCCGGCTGGAACAGCTCGGCCGACAGCCCGATCCCGGCGCCGTCCAGGGCGGCCTCGTAGCCGAAGCGCCGGTTCGTGGGCAGGTGGAAGTCGAGGTCGAAGTCCTTGTTGCCGCCGATGTGCGCGATGCGGGTGTGGCCGAGCGCGAGCAGATGCTCGGTGGCGAGCCTGGACACCGCCACATCGTCGATCGTGAGGGTGCGCACCCCGGAGATCGGACCGCCCACGCCCACCAGCGGCTTGCCCAGGGCGTGCAGCCTGGCCACCTCGCTCTCGGTGAGTTCGAGAGAGATCGCGATGACGGCATCCACTCGCTGGCGCAACAGGAAGTGCTCGAACACGCTGCGGCGTTCGTCGCCGCCGCCGGTGAGGTTGTAGAGGGTGAGGTCGTAGCCGTTCTGCAGCAACGCCTTCTGGGCGCCCTCGACGACGCTGGAGAAGAACCAGCGGTTGAGGAACGGTACGACGACGCCGATGTTCTTCATGCGCCCCGACGCCAGGCTCGACGCGTTGGACGAGACCACATAACCCAGCTCGAGCGCGGCGGCCTTGACCTTCAACCGGGTGGCCGGAGACACGTGGCCGTTGCCGCTCAGGGCGCGCGAAACCGTGGCGGTGGAGACGCCCGCGCGGCGGGCGACCTCGTCGATGCCGACCATTCGGGTTCCTTACCGGCGTGCAAGAAGGGGTATTAGCCGATCATATCCACCGGCCGAGCGGCGGGTCGCCCACCCTGATTTCGCACTTGGGCCCTCTGGCTTGTATTCTGTCTGAGCGTCTCCGGTCACGTGGTCACATATGGTCGGGTATGCACTGGCGAGTTACCCAAGCGGCCAAAGGGATCTGACTGTAAATCAGACGGCGTAGCCTTCGTGAGTTCGAATCTCGCACTCGCCACAGCAAGAACTGCACAAACACAGCACAACGAACGCGCCGGACCTCCGGCGCGTTCGTGCGTTAACCCGCCGGATGCCCAGCCGCCCTGTCGGGGTCGGGTGCCGTGGCGTACCGTGGGCGGATGACCACTGCAGCCACCGCCGAACTGCTCGTCCTCGCCCAGGAGACCGCCACGGTCGCCGGGGAGCTGGCGCGCCTCCGCCGCGCCGAGGGCGTGGAGATCGCCGCATCCAAGTCGTCCCCGGAGGACGTGGTGACCCTGGCCGACCGCGAGACCGAGGCCCTCATCCGCGGCCTGCTGGCGGATGCGCGACCCGACGACGGCTTCTACGGCGAGGAGTCCACCGCCACCAATGGCACGTCGGGCCTCACCTGGGTTGTCGACCCCATCGACGGCACCGTCAACTACCTCTACGGCATCCCGTTCTACGGTGTGAGCATCGCCGTGGTCGAGGGCGACGCCGACCCGGCCACCTGGACGGCCCTGGCCGGCGCGGTGCGCAACCCCGCCATCGACGAGCTGTTCTCGGCGCGCGCCGGCCACGGTGCTCACCTCAACGGACGCCGCCTCCAGGTGGCCAGCGGAGTGCCGCTGTCGCTGGCCCTGTTCGGAACCGGCTTCTCGTACGACTCGGCCCGACGCACCCGGCAGGCGCAGGTACTGCAGGGCCTCATCCACGAGGTGCGCGACGTGCGCCGGATGGGCGCCGCCTCCCTCGATCTGTGCGGGGTGGCGGCCGGCCGGCTCGACCTCTATTACGAGCGTGGCCTGAAGCCATGGGACCACGCCGCCGGCGCTCTCGTCGCCGCAGAGGCCGGCGCCCGGGTCGGTGCGTTCGGTGACGACCGTGAAGGCCAGAGCCTTCTCATCGCGGCCGCCCCGGATCTCTACCGCACGGCCGAACCGCTGCTGACCGAACTTTTCCAGGATTTTATGGCCGACGACGACATATGAGGATTCCCCGGCGGCGCTACCGGCGCGTCCCTTGCGATGCCGGGTCACACGCCGGTTCTCGTCCCATGATCGAAGCGGCCCGAGTCGCCCCGACGGGGTGCGCACCACCCCGTTTTCGGGTGTGATTCGCCGTCGCGAAATGGAATTTTCGCGGCTCGCAAGCTAGCCTTTATCTATTCGTTACTTTGGCTAGAGCCAAATCACCCGATTTTTCCCTGTCCTACGCGCTGAAAGTTCCCGCCCTTGTCACGTCACTCCCCGTTCTCGGATGCCTCCGCGCCCGACTCGAGTGACCCCTCACAAGACGACGAATTGTCGCCGTTCCCGGCTCCGTCGAACACCCCGCAGCCGGTGCTGACCCGCCGCGAACAGCGCGAACTCGAGCGCCGACTGGCCGAAGACGCCTCCCCCGCTCAGGACGCCCCGGCCGCAGGCCACGAATCCACCGACTTTGTTGCCGCCGGCGCCGCAGAGCTCACGCCCGAGGCGCTTCTCGTTGTCGACGCCGAGCTGGACGAGCCGCATGTCGAGTCCGTCGTCGTGCGCGAAGCGGATCTCGTCCTCCCCGCGGAGCCGGCCTACGAGCAGCTCCCCACCGACGTGTCGCCGAACACCACGACGACCTCGATCCCACTGCCCTCCCGCGCGGCCCTGCGCGCCCAGCTGCGCGCCGCGCAGGCGAAGGATGAGGCCACGCCCACCGTCACCGCCGTTCCGGCCGCACAGGCGCCCCAGGAGTCGCCCGAGGCCGAGCGGGTGTTGCCCGAGTTCGTGCCGCGCACCCGTGCGCTGCCGGCCCCGGTCAAGCGCACTCCCGTGTCCACCCGTTCCGGACACCACCGCATGCGCATGCTCGCCGCCCGCAGCGGATCGATCGTCGCCATGACTTTCGTGGCACTGATGGCCGTGGCCACCTCGATCCCCGCCGACGCCCTGCTGTCCTCCAGCGACGTGCAGGCCGCGGCGCACCAGGCGCAGAAGCCCGCCGACGGCGGCCCTGCCCAGGTCATCAACCTCGCCAGCGGTACGGACACCATCACGGTGGAGCAGGACAGCTTCGAATCCAAGTCCATCGCCGAAGTGGCCGCGGCCAGCGGCATCCGCCTCGAGGCTGACTTCACCAACAACCCGAACGGCACCATCCAGTGGCCGTTCGCGGTGGGTGTGCACGTCGGCGACCAGTTCGGCTACCGCAACTGCGCCGGCTGCTCGGTCAACCACGGCGGCCAGGACTTCAACCCCGGCCTCGGGGCTCCTATCCAGTCGATCGCCGACGGCGTCGTCAGCTACGCCGAGGACGGCGAAGGCAGCCTGGGCGTGCACATGGTCATCGACCACATGATCAACGGCGAACTGGTATCCAGCGTCTACGCGCACATGATCCACGGGTCGATGTTGCTGAAGACCGGCGACGTCGTGAAGGTCGGTCAGGTCATCGGCCAGGTCGGCTCCACGGGCATGTCGACCGGCCCGCACCTGCACTTCGAGATCCGCCTCGGCGGCATCAACGGCACCAAGGTGGACCCGCTGGTCTGGCTCCGCGCCAACACCAACTAGGCCACCGCCAGCAGCCCAGCCCGGGAGTCCACGCACGGCGCGCCCATACGCTGGTTGAGCTTGTCGAAACCTGGTGACCCGTCCTACGATCCCGCGCGGGGTCTCGACAGGCTCGACCGACGTGTGGTGGCGTTCCCGAGTCCTGCGCGCGGACTCTGCGCACGGCGCGCCCATACGGTGGTTGAGCTTGTCGAAACTTGGTGACCCGTCCGGGGATCCCGCGCGGGGTCTCGACAGGCTCGACCGACGTGTGGTGGCGTTCCCGAGTCCGGCGCGCGGACTCTGCGCACGGCGCGGCCATACGGTGGTTGAGCTTGTCGAAACCTGGTGACCGGTCTCACGTTCCCGCGCGGGGTCTCGACAGGCTCGACCGACGTGTGGTGGCGTTCCCGAGTCCGGCGCGCGGACTCTGCGCACGGCGCGCCCATGCGCTGGTTGAGCTTGTCGAAACCTGGTGACCCGTCCTACGATCCCGCGCGGGGTCTCGACAGGCTCGACCGACGTGTGGTGGCGTTCCCGAGTCCGGCGCGCGGACTCTGCGCACGGCGCGCCCATGCGGTGGTTGAGCTTGTCGAAACCTGGTGACCTGTCCTACGATCCCGCGCGGGGTCTCGACGGGCTCGACCGACGTGTGGTGGCGTTCCCGAGTCCGGCTCGCGGACTCTGCGCACGGCGCGGCCATACGGTGGTTGAGCTTGTCGAACCCTGGTGACCCGTCCTGGGATCCCACCCGGGGTCGCGACAGGCTCGACCGACGTGTGGTGGCGTTCCTGAGGTCGGCTCGCGGACTCTGCGCACGGCGCGCCCATACGGTGGTTGAGCTTGTCGAAACCTGGTGACCTGTCCTACGATCCCGCGCGGGGTCTCGACGGGCTCGACCGGCGCGGGCGTCGGCTCAGACGGCCTTGGCCAGGAACGCCTCGAGCAACGAGCGGGGCAGCGGGAACGGCATGCCGTCGGCTCCGTTGGGTGCGGACTGAAGCTCGCGCTGCGCCACCGGCTCGGCGACGGTGCCCAGCGACACCACCTGGTCGTGCAGGCGCTCCATGTCCACGTCCAGCCGGTGGGCCACATCCGCGGCCTGTTTGAGCTCGCCCACGAGGGCGGCCGGCACCGCCCCGTCGTACTTGTAGAAGATCTTGTGTTCCAGGCTGGCCCAGAAGTCCATCGCCACGGTGCGGATCTGCACTTCGACGGTCACGGGCTGCACCCGGTCGGACATGAAGACCGGAATAGCCACGATCAGGTGCAGGCTCTTGTAGCCGTTCGGCTTCGGGTTCTTGATGTAGTCCTTGACCTGCAGCACCGTGATGTCCTGCTGGCTGGTCAGCATCTCCAGTACCCGATAGGTGTCTGAGATGAAGCTGCAGGTGATCCGGATGCCCGCGATGTCCTGGATGTTCTCCCGGATGCCCTCGAGGTGCATCGGGTAGCCCTTGCGGGTGGCCTTCTTGAGGATGCCCTCGGGCGACTTCAGCCGGTGGCTGACGTGCTCGATCGGGCTGTAGTCATGGATCGCACTGAACTCTTCCTTGAGAATGTTGACCTTGGTCATCATCTCGTCGGTCGCGAACTTGTACGACATCATGAAGCGAGTCAGCTCGGTCCGGAGTGCTCGGAGGTCGGTCGGCCATTCGGCGTCCTGGTCCGTCACGAGTTCTCCCTCATCCACCAACGCCGTCATCCACCGTGTTGCGATCACACGGTGCGGCTCTCCAACGATGCCGCGCGCACAGAGCGGCGACCACCCCAGTCTGGCATCCCGCACATCGGCACTCGCTGGGAGCAGGATGTGAGCGCCCGATGAGAAGGCGTTGTGCGGGATGCGGGGCGACCGCCGCCGTGCGGCCCGGATCAGGCCTGCAGCCAGGCGGTGGTGTC
It includes:
- a CDS encoding YajQ family cyclic di-GMP-binding protein, which encodes MADSTFDIVSKVDPMEVDNALNQAHKEVAQRYDFKNVGASIEMSGEKVLMKANTEERVKAILEVFESKLIKRGISLRSLDAGEPYASGKEYRIEASMKAGIDQENAKKINKIIRDEGPKGVKSQIQGDELRVSSKSRDDLQSTMALLKGKDLDVALQFVNFR
- a CDS encoding LacI family DNA-binding transcriptional regulator — translated: MVGIDEVARRAGVSTATVSRALSGNGHVSPATRLKVKAAALELGYVVSSNASSLASGRMKNIGVVVPFLNRWFFSSVVEGAQKALLQNGYDLTLYNLTGGGDERRSVFEHFLLRQRVDAVIAISLELTESEVARLHALGKPLVGVGGPISGVRTLTIDDVAVSRLATEHLLALGHTRIAHIGGNKDFDLDFHLPTNRRFGYEAALDGAGIGLSAELFQPADFTIRGGYRAAKQLLGSPHDRPTAIFAASDEMAIGSILAARDLGLVVPRDVSVIGVDDHELADFFGLSTIAQFPQGQGAKAVEILMDQLHPGKHDQAALNTPMPFELIVRSSTARPGG
- a CDS encoding inositol monophosphatase family protein; translation: MTTAATAELLVLAQETATVAGELARLRRAEGVEIAASKSSPEDVVTLADRETEALIRGLLADARPDDGFYGEESTATNGTSGLTWVVDPIDGTVNYLYGIPFYGVSIAVVEGDADPATWTALAGAVRNPAIDELFSARAGHGAHLNGRRLQVASGVPLSLALFGTGFSYDSARRTRQAQVLQGLIHEVRDVRRMGAASLDLCGVAAGRLDLYYERGLKPWDHAAGALVAAEAGARVGAFGDDREGQSLLIAAAPDLYRTAEPLLTELFQDFMADDDI
- a CDS encoding M23 family metallopeptidase — translated: MSRHSPFSDASAPDSSDPSQDDELSPFPAPSNTPQPVLTRREQRELERRLAEDASPAQDAPAAGHESTDFVAAGAAELTPEALLVVDAELDEPHVESVVVREADLVLPAEPAYEQLPTDVSPNTTTTSIPLPSRAALRAQLRAAQAKDEATPTVTAVPAAQAPQESPEAERVLPEFVPRTRALPAPVKRTPVSTRSGHHRMRMLAARSGSIVAMTFVALMAVATSIPADALLSSSDVQAAAHQAQKPADGGPAQVINLASGTDTITVEQDSFESKSIAEVAAASGIRLEADFTNNPNGTIQWPFAVGVHVGDQFGYRNCAGCSVNHGGQDFNPGLGAPIQSIADGVVSYAEDGEGSLGVHMVIDHMINGELVSSVYAHMIHGSMLLKTGDVVKVGQVIGQVGSTGMSTGPHLHFEIRLGGINGTKVDPLVWLRANTN
- a CDS encoding GTP pyrophosphokinase, translated to MTDQDAEWPTDLRALRTELTRFMMSYKFATDEMMTKVNILKEEFSAIHDYSPIEHVSHRLKSPEGILKKATRKGYPMHLEGIRENIQDIAGIRITCSFISDTYRVLEMLTSQQDITVLQVKDYIKNPKPNGYKSLHLIVAIPVFMSDRVQPVTVEVQIRTVAMDFWASLEHKIFYKYDGAVPAALVGELKQAADVAHRLDVDMERLHDQVVSLGTVAEPVAQRELQSAPNGADGMPFPLPRSLLEAFLAKAV